Proteins encoded together in one Triticum dicoccoides isolate Atlit2015 ecotype Zavitan chromosome 7B, WEW_v2.0, whole genome shotgun sequence window:
- the LOC119335766 gene encoding ACT domain-containing protein DS12, chloroplastic-like yields MAVAVAAGTLRTCSGVFPAASGNHPLAGWRPLAPAAPAKLRLLSPALRVPRAASPAAVENGSSSNSNTVPTPKVIIDQDSDPDATIVEVTLGDRLGDLLDTMSALRNLGLNVVKASVCLDSSGKHNKFAITKSSTGRKIDDPELLEAVRLTIINNMLEYHPEASSQLAMGATFGLEPPTEVVDVDIATHIEIYDDGPERSLLVVESADRPGLLVDLVKIIADINITVQSGEFDTEGLLAKAKFHVSYRGKPLIKALQQVLANSLRYFLRRPTTEDASF; encoded by the exons ATGGCCGTCGCCGTAGCCGCCGGGACCCTCCGTACCTGTTCCGGCGTATTTCCGGCGGCGTCCGGGAACCATCCGCTTGCCGGGTGGCGGCCACTTGCACCGGCAGCGCCCGCTAAGCTGAG aTTATTGTCTCCAGCTTTGAGGGTTCCTAGAGCTGCTTCGCCTGCAGCTGTTGAG AATGGGAGCTCTAGCAACAGTAATACAGTCCCTACACCGAAAGTTATAATAGATCAAGACTCAGATCCAGATGCAACTATTGTGGAAGTAACCTTGGGTGACCGTCTTGGGGATCTTCTTGATACT ATGAGTGCCTTGAGGAATTTAGGGCTAAATGTTGTGAAAGCTAGTGTTTGCCTCGATTCTTCTGGCAAACACAATAAGTTCGCTATAACAAAGTC GTCAACTGGTCGCAAAATTGATGACCCAGAGTTGTTAGAAGCAGTAAGACTGACAATTATAAACAACATGCTTGAGTATCATCCT GAAGCTAGCAGTCAATTGGCCATGGGTGCAACTTTTGGGCTAGAGCCCCCTACAGAAGTG GTTGATGTGGACATAGCAACTCACATAGAGATCTATGACGATGGTCCTGAAAGAAG TTTACTTGTTGTGGAATCAGCTGACCGTCCAGGGTTGTTGGTTGATCTAGTTAAGATCATTGCTGACATCAATATCACTGTCCAATCTGGAGAATTTGACACTGAG GGGCTATTGGCCAAGGCAAAATTCCATGTCAGTTACCGGGGCAAGCCATTAATCAAGGCTTTGCAACAG GTTCTCGCGAATAGCTTGCGTTATTTCTTGAGGAGGCCGACAACAGAGGATGCCAGTTTCTAA